Genomic DNA from Anguilla anguilla isolate fAngAng1 chromosome 17, fAngAng1.pri, whole genome shotgun sequence:
TTATTACTGGGCGGTGAATGCAAGGGCTCTGCCCTTTAAGCAAGAGTACGTTCCAGGAATAGGTCGCCTATTGCAGTCAATGTCTCCCCCAAGTGGTTTGTTAGGAAGTAAACATAAATATCTTGCTCCCAGcactccatccatccacccattatGAAACGTGCTTATTcttggtcagggtcgcagggcgGCTGGAGCCTGTACATGCATTAGTGAGAGGTAGGCACTcctacaaaacaaaattacagaCTGTCACACATGTAATTCGCCATTTGGCCGTTCTCAGCCATAGAAGGCTTCAAAGTGCCCGGCCAGCGTAGCCCGGAGATAAGACAGAGCAGGAAGATTTTTGGCTGCTCTGGTGTCGCGCTCATGTTGCCATATACCAATCGACAGGGATTAATGTTTGGTATGGGATCAAAAGCTGTCACTCTGTGAGGAATAATGACTAACCTCCTCTGTtcactgtgtttgtttgcaaGCTATTGTGATCTGGCAAGCCAGTCCATTTCTAATCAAGCCTTTACCAAACTTCCAAAATCCAAGTTAGGTAGCTTTCTAGTTAGCGGTCTAATTTAATTTCCTCTGAATGTCACCTCATATATAGATATCTTTTTCAACTTGGTGGCCTTAGTTTGCTGCCCACCCTGTATTGACCCAGCATAGCATTAAACCAGCTAACTTAGCTAGTTATTCCAACTGAAAAATGATGTGTTCTTCTCTGCCCAGGTGTATTTTCCTTTTACATTACTCTTACATTACCCTTACTTTACTCTGGAACTTTGACATGCCCAAACGGCTGTTTGTACAAGTCATGATGTCCACGCAGTCACTATGGTTCGGTCAATACTAATAAAGTGACAAGCAGTCTCATCATAATAAATTGATCAGGGTTTTCATCACTGCAACCtactgataaaaaatatttgatataaATCTAAATCATCTTGTTGATGACATTATACACAAGGTCTGCAAAGACCAATACCACATCCTCCAGCAATATAAAATCTTTTCTGCTTTCAagatattgattttaaaaaattggtaTAATTACACGAGAATGCCTCTTGTTTATGACCAGCATTTTTTCGCCACTGAATTGGTATACCTTCAGGCTATTGTTGACTTTATCTTCCTACTATGACAGAATATGAATTTTTGGTtgtgaaagatttttttatgtattccCAGATAGActctattgtccagtgtgtcatgcttggggggtttcagataagactgcagggaggggtgcaTGATAATGGACAACCTACACGCTAATTGTGCAACTTAGAAGCTCTGTCATAGTTGTtttgtatcatctactaataaatCTAGTAGAGTTTGTTGTTTCTATGCATAGTTTGGCTGCAGGCGCACTGAATGTCAGAGTTGAGTCATCTCAGGACACCGAcgtcctggccactagggggcttgtcCCAAGGGGTTAAAATATTAAGTAGCATGGTTAAATAATTTTCTCTCAATTTTTAGTCATGATagttaataatgaataatggataaataaatatgtcatgTCATAATGATTTATAGACAGAAAAGCTACATTGAGAATGAGCGACAGAAGACTTGTATTGATGACTGTCGATGAAAACctcattgaaataaaatataaatatcaagCTATgcaatattgaaatatataaaattaacattgctgcaaacaatcaaaacaaagaAGGTTTTATGTCAATTTTATATCATGTGACATTTGCACAGTTTTAGCATGATTCTTGATTCTTAAATGGATCATGCTTAGGAATGTTTATTCTTGCATGTGGACATAATTTAAATCATACGTTGGAACATTTTGTGAAACAATTGTACAACCACATGTAGGATGAAATTCCAAGatgtttttgtaaatgaggcccctggtgCACTAAATCAACTCAACTAAAATTGTGAAGACAACAACCTGCAAAAGAACTGAACTGCTTTGTTACAGTATGGATACAGAACACTTTACCCAATTGAGGATCAGAAGGCTTATGGTTATTAACTTGAGGAAAAGCCACTTACCACAGAAATCACTTGTTTTGTTTAACTGTGGACCCCTGACTATGTGCAGGTGACACTGAGCGTGAGCAGTGGTGTTCTGGCAGTGGAAGGTCTTCAGGAAAAGGACCAAGTGCAGGGACAGGGTGAGATGGTTCTCTCCATTTCTACCTCCAGCCTGCAGTCTCTCAATGACCTGCTGGGTCGGGTCTCCTACAGAAGCACTGTGTACAGCATCAAGTCTGGAGACCTGGGTAAGCCCCTCCCCTGAACTCTgttccacttctctctctcatcagtcTATAGGGTTTGTAATGAGCTCTGAAATCACGTTTACTGAACTCAACAGTTTGAATCAGAGCTGGGTagagtattaaaaaaaataatgaataaatatgaataaatattgcattaaagGCACCATAAAacctaaaaaggaaaaattaccGCTACTAATTCAAAACAGCTTTTGACACAATAATGACAGTTCTCATGTCACTCATGCTAAGTTGGAAGAAGCTGGAGTAAGATGCTTTTTTATGTACTGTAGCACAACCTCAGATAGTGTACTCCTGCATAAGTGCAATACACTGAGGTGCTGCTTGGTTCACAATCAAAGGTACCTCATACAGTGATTATCTTGcaagtaatacattttgtttcgATGAAGGTGTTCAATCTCTTTGAGTCTTACCATTGATACTGATTTAActaattaaatttacatttttgataaaCTGATGAGCTACAGCTAAAGACATGAACATCATAAACATCAAACACACCATCATGTGAGGTTACCGTTTCATATGTCCATTTGTTTTGATTCTTCATCAGTACACTTCAACTTTGGGCAGTACAAGGCCATCTTCCCGGTTGTGATCCGACAGCCTACAGTACCAGTTCTGTACGACTTTGGAGAAGGTGAGTCAacccacctgtcaatcaaaaacaCGGTGACTCCACCCATTCgtgaactctgacctttccCAAAATTCCTTTCAGACAATAAGCAAACAACTTATGTGTTCTATCTTGTCGGCATAGAAATAAAGTTAGACATACCATTGTACGTAATGAAAATCTGAAGAATTCCTATTCCGGAAAGCAGAAGCTGAACCCATTATACATAATACAGGGCCAGACTtaggcagagcaacctgttggatcaacctttagcaaaatgtacaatttgtgAGGTGGTGTAGTGAGTGGACCCAGGTGCAGACAACGAGGCGGAGGCAGAGATGAGGTGGCAAACAATAAAGATTTACTGGTGCAAagcaaaaactacaaaaacactgaattaaggCTAAACAAAGGGAAGACAAAATAAACCGGAGATGAGActccaaaaatgaacaaagttaatacaaaaaaatatatatatcttaaACAGGAACACAAAGGACAGATAACAAAGAAACAAGTAAACACTCTAAATCACCAAATAGACTTTAACAACAAGCGGAACTTTTAGTGCGCAAGAAGTGAGAGCTAAGACAATAGTCCATGAAAACTCAAGACTGAGCAAAGTCGGGAAACGAAAGACatggaataaataaagaaaaccaaacaagacacaggtggaacAGATGACACTTCATGAGGCTGGGTAATCAGGATAGACACAggtgaaagaaataaaaagtgaataaGGGAGTGCTGGTGACATCTAGCGGTTGGTGCTGGAAGGACCCGGGCGAACCCTGAcgcaactcacaaccagattaaatGAACAGATGTATTAAATGACAACAAATACGCAACCTCCAATCTAAAGATGAAGTTTGACTGCCTTAAAAATACAGCGTTACATACATAGACAATTTagagctgcaaaaaaaaatcgatGAAAGAGAATACGAAACCACAGCCTGTTTCTCCCCAAAGTAGGCCCCAGAAAACCAAGATCAAAGTCCAAAAACCAAAAGTCAgccaaatattccaaaaagccagGGATGAAACCGTAAAAATGCCAGGTGAGCTGTACGACAAAAACGTCAGGCCCCTGTGCACCAAACACAAAGCAACACCAGGCCACGATGCAGGGTTCAGATTCCTCAGATGGCAGGTATCAACCCCAAAATTTCCACCGCAACAGATGATAACTGACTGAAGTTAAGCACACAAAAATTCTCTAACTCTGACaagcaaaaaaagttttgcattatattttgtgcaagagaggggaaaatggcTCTGACTGGGTGAAGTGTGGAAGGGTAGGGGAGTGGGAATAGGGTCGGACAGGGACTGCCTTATCTGAGAGTTGACAAATTCAGGCATTTAAGTTAGcttatgttgttggaagcagggctGAGCACTATGATATTATTATCCTCAAGATTCATTGTCTTATGGTCTTTATAAAGATACATGATTGTGTGAGAAATATGTTGAACATGTTAGAATATGTCAGCTCAGCTTTTGAATATctcttaaacaaaacaaatggaagtttacttctacttctaacAACATGGCGATATTTGTACACAGATCACTGTCCAAGCCAGCCAGTTGTAATCTCCGCCTTCAGTCAAAATGTTTTGAgaacagagatagagagaaaacagaatgaaattGCTCAAGGATGCTTCTTTTGATGTttgtttgtgggggtggggtgggctggggggaggacagagatagagagaaagcagaatgaaatgtaatttttgttacatttgtaACAACCAGATGTAACCTGGTgttgttattttccttttttcagtgtaCTCTTTTTGAgcgaatgtttttttctaatgatgttttggtctttgtttttgttcactatTATGACAGTAATTCCTACATAATATGCAATaaagtttttgaaatatattttatttttaccttttatGGTTCCCTTTCCGTAAGGATGCTACCTTTGGAGGGCGCTCACTTCTAAGGATGTAGGCAGCAAGGAAGCTTCCCTCTGTTTGAGAGACAGCCAATATCACAGCTATCAAACTTAACATGACTTTATataatttgcacatttattttatcattccAGATGTCAACTCTCAAGTAACGGTGACAACTAAGACCTTCCTGAGGTACCCTGAAGTGAACCGTCTCGTCAAAAGCATTAGAAAGTTTTACAAAGACATCAAAATCATCATTGCGGACGACAGCCTAAACCCACAGAAAGTGAATGGAGACAACATTGAGCAGTACTTCATGCCACCTGCCCAGGTACAGCTTTTAGAAGAGATGCTGGAAGAGTTTtagcacatgtacagtatgcacatGGTGCTACATTACCGAGAGACATAGTGCTGACTGAAAGAGCTcattgtagtgtagtgtagtatgATGTAAATATGTGGACTGACTGTAAAAATACTTATCACAGTATTTCACAGCAAAgtgcagtactgtgcaaaagtcagagaccacactttcatttattcattgtcAGATAATAATGCaggaaacatatatttaaaagatAATCTCAGAAAAGCCTCCACCACTACATTCAATATCAAATATATCAGTATTTGTCCTTTTGTGTACCCTACTACCACTTTAAGTCTTTCATCTttccaataaacaaacaagttACAGCTGTGTCATACACCATAGCAGTAGACCCCCAGGAAGACAGCAAGATGCAGGAAAACACAGTTAGTTCAGTTGGACTTTTGCCTTTTATTACGTTCCTCccggaaggggaggagagaacaAATGAGGCATAGGCACATGcctccagaaataaaatgaataaaacatgttgTATTTTCCCTGTATGAGTTCTGGTactgaaactggaaaaaaaaaaaaaacaataatctgaaataacaaagggaaaaaaacgacaaaaaacTTAATCTTTTCAGCTCGTCTCATCAGtatttcgctctctctctcatcattcGTCTCCGTGTTCCAGACCCTGCTGTCGATCAGAGCAGGTTATATGCTAAATAGCTAACAGCCTGTGTGCAGTTGCTGCTCTGACGGTAGCCGTGGTCTTAATCAGCCCGATTCCCCTGCCCAGTCCAGCTCCTCCCACAACTACAGGGTAGACAATACTGCATGATTGATGTTCACTAATGGTATGTCCCGAATCTTTGATTCGTGAGTcaaaattaagtaaataaaaacgTGTGACCGAACTCCTCCTGTCTTCCGCTCTTTGGACAGGATGGGATTTAAGGTTAGTGTTAGGGACAGGACGGGGTTTTGGGTTATGGTTAGGAACAGGATGGGTATTAGCACACTCATTTGCCCCTCTGTCACAGAACAGGGAAGGACAGTGGAGGGCCTCAGTGATATTATTACTGGAGTGTTCACTTTTGAGTGTTCAGTGTTGCATACTAGGTTGAGTGTTACattctgtgttcagtgctgagtGTTAcatgctgtgttcagtgttgagTGTTCAGCATTGAACACTCTGTTGAGTGTTCAGTGTTACatgctgtgttcagtgctgagtGTTCAATGTTAcatgctgtgttcagtgttgagTGTTCAGCGTTGAACGCTCTGTTCAGTGTTGAGTGTTCAATGTTAcatgctgtgttcagtgttgtgtgctgcatgctgtgtTCGGTGTTGAGTGTTGAATGCTGTGTTCAGTATTGAGTGTTGAGTGttgcatgctgtgctgtgttgagtGTTCTCTAATgcactgttttttctgttttacccTGTAGGGCTGGTTTGCTGGCAGGAACCTTGTCGTCTCGCAGGTCACCACCAAGTACTTTCTGTGGGTGGACGATGACTATGAGTTCTCAGAGAAAACAAAGATAGAGAAATTTGTAGAAATCATGGAGTCTATGCCTGAACTGGATGTGGTAAGCAAGACGTTTCTGCCAAAACAAGAAGTAGTTTCTAGAAGCTGAATGTATATCGGTTCTTGTGTACTTTCACTTTGACTACTTGTGTACTAGATTTTAAGACACCAAGGCAGGACCTTGCAATAAAGATGAGATTCCTAATCCTTTATAGTTTAAGAAACTTTATTGTAATTATTCAGTTTAATACAGATAATTGTGGTTAATTTACCCACAAATATCTATGAAGATATTTGCCTTTATTGTCTTTGTGGTTAGTCTATTGTGTGGGTATTTCAGAGGCCCAGATTTGGACCAATTACTTTGAACTACAGTCAAAGGCAAGATTCTTAATAGCACTTTAGACAGTTATTATTTTGGTACGGAAACAAGGACACACAGCATCATTGATAGAAAGCACCATTCAGCTACTTGAGGCTAATAGCTCCCCCTCCAGCCTGctaaatgtgagtgagtgagtgagtgagtgagtgagtgagtgagttagctagttagttagttaCAAGCTAGGTCCATGAGGTGCTCCACATCTGAAAAATTGCAGGCCATTTTATTCAGATATCTTAATGAGACATTAGTATGTAAAATGTTCATGGATTTTATGATCACAGCCATGAAAGAGGGAAATTCTTAAAGTGCTGTAGACATTCAatcaaaaaaaaggaaaacaattacAGACGCACTCAAACTGTTTGCGTTTGCCTTCAGGGAGATTTTGTTTCTGTGGCGGTTTCATGAACAGTTACAGAATGGGGTATCTTCCTGTGTTGGCAGGTAGCAGGTTCGGTGGGCTGGCTAAAAAATTCGTTCAAACTCGTCTATCACGAGGGGGATGAGGAAGGCGGCTGTTTGACCAGAGTGAGGGGGAACTACCAGCGCATTCCAGGCATCCCAAACTGCTTCTTCACCACGGGGGTGATCAACTTCTTCCTGGCCCGGACCGACGCCGCACGCAGGGTGGGCTTCGACCCACTGCTGAAGAGAGTGGGCCACTCAGGTAAGGCCTGGGCTGGACCTGGAGAACCTCCAGCACAGTTTTCCCACAATGTGTTATTGACCCAGTGGGCCACCTGGCATAATTAGCCTATCTGTCCGTCCTAATTAGCCTTATCGGGTATGTCAAGTTTCACGCTATCCTatggtttgatgtcagtgttaaataaaatgtgtttcaataaTTAACGGCAATAATGAGGGAGGCCACTTCCGTTAGGTGATGTGTCAGCTCGTCAGCTGGTCCCAGGGTCAGATGCGCCGAGACTTGGGAAACTTCTTGGAAAAGTCGGGGTCATGACAGGTTGCAGTCAAGACGACTTAGGATGTGCACAAATCTTCCACTTGTGCCCGGCCGCAAGGGAGATACGGAGGAAAAGTATGAAGATACTTTTTCCTCAGAACAGCTGTCGATGGGAAATAGCCCAGCTTGCTTTA
This window encodes:
- the LOC118216362 gene encoding beta-1,4 N-acetylgalactosaminyltransferase 2-like, which gives rise to MSGLKSVSLGCLLKFLLLVSSLAVLGLFFQEINHCPLTSLQRHHESEEAEEHEDLDGARKWNYDPMPKVNVQPQSCSCPKKSFNLSTYVNKDNFGDIVRRRAEEYEKYQIRKESILNQLLLAPPNSPLQYPIQGFIVSPLKKGIIPGLGVHGVKKQNFQVTLSVSSGVLAVEGLQEKDQVQGQGEMVLSISTSSLQSLNDLLGRVSYRSTVYSIKSGDLVHFNFGQYKAIFPVVIRQPTVPVLYDFGEDVNSQVTVTTKTFLRYPEVNRLVKSIRKFYKDIKIIIADDSLNPQKVNGDNIEQYFMPPAQGWFAGRNLVVSQVTTKYFLWVDDDYEFSEKTKIEKFVEIMESMPELDVVAGSVGWLKNSFKLVYHEGDEEGGCLTRVRGNYQRIPGIPNCFFTTGVINFFLARTDAARRVGFDPLLKRVGHSEFFMDGLGELLVAICPDVGLNHQRRRANPQYRKFRRPPRNDTDNKLYLHFFKNRLKCMKW